TGAAAGTGATGGAGAAGTACGACGTCGGTAGAAATCTCCAAAAACCAGGCGGGATTTTCAGCTCGATTGCCGGTGACGTCGCCACGCGCTTGAATTGGAATTTCTGAGAAAACAGCTGGTTGGGCAGACCTGATTTGTATAAGGGGGAAAAAGCATTTTGAAATGTTAGAGGCTCTAATTGTGAATTTAAGCGCAGAAAAGCAAATCATCGTCCTGAATATTCCTGACGAATATGGGTTTATGGGTGCCGATTTAGCGGAAAATCTAAAAACTTCGACCGCTCCTTATCTCAATCAGCTTGATAATCACTAATTTTGCAAAATGAAAAAAGTAGCATTTTATACATTAGGCTGTAAACTTAATTATTCTGAAACCTCCGGTATTTCACGGATGTTTGAGCAGCGCGGGTATAAGAAAGTGGCATTTAATGACCAACCCGATATATTTATTGTCAATACCTGCTCCGTCACCGAAAATGCCGATAAGAAGTGCCGGAAGATCGTGCGGGAAGCGCAGGCCATTAATCCGGACGGATATGTGGCTATTATCGGGTGTTATGCCCAACTTAAGCCTAAAGAAATTTCGGAGATTCCGGGCGTTGATGCTGTGTTGGGAGCCGCCGAAAAATTTCGATTGATCGATCTGTTGGATGGGTTTGTGAAAGAACCCTCTTCGGCTAAGGGCAAAGTATTTGCTTCTCCAATCGAAGAGGCCGTCGAGTATCATGTGGCTTACTCGCTCAACGACCGTACGCGCACTTTTTTGAAGGTGCAGGATGGGTGTGATTATCCTTGCGCCTATTGCACAATTCCGTTGGCCCGGGGCAAAAGTCGCTCCGATACCATTGAAAACGTACTTCGCTCTGCCCGTGAAATTGCCGCTCGCGGCGTGAAGGAAATCGTGCTGACGGGCGTGAATATCGGAGATTTTGGCCTGCAAAACGGCCAACGCGCAGAAACGTTTTTGGAATTGGTGAAAGCCTTGGATGAAGTGGAAGGAATTGAGCGGTTTCGGATTTCTTCGATTGAACCTAATTTATTGACCGATGAGATCATTGCTTTTGTGACGCACTCAAAACGATTTGTACCGCATTTTCATATTCCGTTGCAGTCGGGCTCCAACAAGGTTTTAGGATTGATGCGCCGGCGCTACCGTCGGGAGTTGTATGTTGACCGGGTCAATAAGATAAAAGCATTGATGCCCGATTGTTGCATCGGTGTGGACGTAATCGTAGGGCATCCGGGCGAAACAAATGAGGAATTTTTAGAGACATATCATTTTTTAAATGAACTTCCCGTCTCCTATTTACACGTCTTTACGTATTCCGAGCGTCCCAATACGTTGGCGCTGGAGATTAAACCGGTGGTGCCGTTATCACAAAGGGCCGAGCGTTCAAAAATGTTGCATATTCTTTCGGATAAAAAACGCCGGGCCTTTTATGAGAGTCAATTAGGGAAAGAGCAAACCGTTTTGTTTGAAGATGAAGCAGTCAATGGTTTGATGCAGGGTTTTACCGAAAATTATGTGAGGGTAAGCGTGCAATATGATCCCTTATGGATTAATGAAGTGAAAAAACTTCGTTTGACTGCTATTAATCCGGAAGGGGTGGCGGAAGCGGAAGAAGTAGAAAGTATATCCCTGTTCGTTCACGGCTAAAACAGGAGTTTACTGCCTCTTTAACCTAATAACGGCCGATGGAAAGCAGCACCAGTGTGCAGGCTTCTTCGGCAGGAATGCCGTTTTGCTCCAGTAATTGTTCAAATTGAGGGTTTTCTGTTCCGGGATTAAAGATTACGCGTTTTGGATGAAGGGCAAGTATATAGTCGTACCATTCAGGTTGGTGTCGAGCTCCTATATAGAGCGTTACAGTGTCTATGCCTGTTACTTCGGGCTTACCGGTAAGAATCTGAATGCCTCCCACTTGTCCTTCTTTTTGCCCCAATAAGACAATGGGGTGCCCATGACGTATCAGTCGGTTCGCTGCCATAAACGAATAACGGTCGGAATTTGTTGACGCACCAAGTATGAGTGTCTTTTTCATTTTTTTATTAATTATCTCTTTTTTCTAAACAAAAGTTAAGTAACCGTGTTCTACTCACATTCTATTAAATGTATTTTTATCAATCCGTAAATTTAATCTTCATTCAATAAGCGGGAACCATGAGCGACAAGAAAGTGCTTAATTATTGGAACGAAAAATGGGTACCTATTGAGTTTGAGGGTATAGAAAACCCGCCTCGCTACGATGTGTCTAATTATGGACGGCTGCGTAGTTTTCAGAACGAAGAAAAAAAAGCAGTTATCATCAAAGGCTCGGTTATTCAAGGGTATCGTTCGCTTAATATCCGAATAGCGGGGGGAAAAACTATAAATAAGTACGTCCATAAGTTGGTGGCTGAGTTGTTTTTGAAACGGGAGAGCGACTTACACAAATATGTGATTCATCTTGACTTTGATAAACAAAATAATCGTGCCGACAATTTAAAATGGGCCACGAAAGTAGAAATGGTCGACCACAATCGGGAAAATCCGGCGGTGATCAATCGTAAACTTCCTACCCGAACCAGCAACTACAAGTTGACGGAGATTAAAGTCAGAATGATCAAGAAAATGCTGAAAAGCGACAAGAGTCGCTTAAAGATGATTGCCAAACAGTTTGGGATTACACATACGCAACTCAATCGAATACGCTCGGGCGAAAACTGGAAACACGTAAAGGTGGATGAAGATTAGTCAATAAATGATTACCCTCCAATCGTTGACATAGATTCTGATACCTCGCCAACCGTTCGTCGGGCTTCTGCTTCAAACCCATCCTTAGCCCGGTGTTGAAGTACTTCAAAAATGCGTTGTTTTACCGTGTCATCATTGAGACCTTGACGTAACAGGTCTTTAATGTTGAAGACACCCTCGTCGTATAGGCAAGTTTTAAACTGTCCCTGCGGTGTAATCCGCAAACGGTTGCAGGTTCCGCAAAAAGTCCGACTGAAAGCCGCAATGATTCCTACGGTGCCTTTGTGTCCGGGAATCTGATAATTATAGGAGGTAGAAGCGGGAGGGTCGGGTAATTTATAAATGCCGGGATAGGTTTTCTTCAATTCTTCCAAAATTTTTCGGTAGTTCCAAAACTCCTGATATTCGTGGGCTCCATCGCCGTTGAAAGGCATTTCTTCAATAAATCGTACGCTTACATTGTGCGTGCGCGTCAGGTCGGCCATGGGAATAATATCGTCTGTGTTTTTGCCCGACATCACCACCGTATTCAGTTTAGTGGGAATGTTGTGTTCCTGTAGTGCTTCAAAGGTTTGCCATACCTTTTGAAATTCGTCCCGACGGGTAATGTCAAAAAAGCGCTGACGGTCAAGCGTATCCAGACTTAGATTAACCGATTTAATGCCCAATCGCTGAAATTCAGGAATAAGCGGTGCCGTCAAAACACCGTTGGTCGTAATATTTATTTGACGCAGCCCTTCGATTGTATTCAGCTCTTCCAAGAACTCCATAATACCGCGACGAACGAACGGCTCTCCGCCCGTAAGTCGTACTTTATCAACACCCATGCTGACCAGCAGTCGGATGATCCGCTCCATTTCCTCCCAGGTCAGTAAGTGAGGTTTGGGTACGTATTTTATGCCTTCTTCGGGCATACAATAAAAGCATCGAAGATTGCAACGATCGGTTACGGCAAGCCGTAGGTAGCTGATAGGACGTCCGTGGTTGTCAATAACTTGGTTCAAGAGAGTGTCTGATTTAAGAATTACAATTCAGGTCGTTATTTCTCAAAGTAAACAACGGAATAGTTAGAAAACAAGTTCTTGGATATCGTAAAGTAAAAAAGGCAGTCAAGATAGTAATCGGTAAATTTTATTCTGCTACTTTTGAAATGGCGTCGTGCCAATTATCAATTTTTAATTTTTTAGCAATGAACAAAGGAACAGTAAAATTCTTTAATGAAACCAAAGGTTTTGGTTTTATTGTAGATAACACCACCGGTGAAGAAATTTTCGTACACATTTCGGGTTTGGTTGACAACATTCGCGAAGGAGACACCGTTTCATTCGACACTGCCCAAGGCAAAAAAGGGTTGAATGCAACGAACGTTAAGCGCGCGTAACCAAGGTGTGAAGACGTTAAAGTGATATATTGAATGTCCGAATAAAATTGGAGAGTACAATGTGTTAATAAACATGAGTCATCCCGAAGTTTAGGGTAAAAAAGAACCTCCTTGTAATTTTGAGAGTCACTACAAACTCAAAAACAGGGAGGTCTTTTTATGTTCAGAACAATACTGCAAAACAAGGATAAAAACGCTTCAAAGTCAAGAGCTTCAGACTTCATTTTAGAACGGGGGCATCGGTATCTTCACCCACTTCAACTTCGCTTAGATGCCCTGATTGATACTCGTTTGGTGAGTACATTCTATGACTTATTTATGGCGATATTGGTGTTTCGTCACAACAGGATGGGGCTGTTATTGAGCGAGTTAGGCGGGTATATTTGTGGATTATCGCACGCCCCGGCGGGTACGAAGCGTATCAGCAATTTACTTCGATGTAAAAAATGGTCTTCCACATTGATTGATGACTTTTTCTTTGAACGTAGCCGTGAGCGAATTAAGTCCTTACAATCCAATGGTCAACGTCCTTTACTGCTGTGGGATGAGAGTAAGATTGAAAAGAGTGAATCATGGTTTTTGGAAGGCTTATGCAGTGTGGAAAGCAGTAAAGGCAAAAGATTGACCAAAATAAGAAAAGGCTTTTATAAGCCACCTACTCAACGCATTTGTGTGCCCGGCTTTCATTGGACAGCTACCCTTTTGTCAGCTTTGGGACAAACTCCAAGTGTATGTCAGATGAGTTGGTGGACATCAAGGGGTAAATATCAGGAAGTAGGGACCAACATTATCTTTCGGATGCTCAAAAAGCTCCATAAAACCATTGGAAGCAGCGTTCTGCATGTGTTAGACCGAGGTTATGCCAATGCCTGGACGATTGAATGGATGAATGAGTTTAAACAGGACTTTTTAGTTCGTTGGAAGAAAACACATCTATTATGCCATTCTGAAAAAGGAACCAAACAGACTCATTTATTA
Above is a window of Runella slithyformis DSM 19594 DNA encoding:
- the mtaB gene encoding tRNA (N(6)-L-threonylcarbamoyladenosine(37)-C(2))-methylthiotransferase MtaB, producing the protein MKKVAFYTLGCKLNYSETSGISRMFEQRGYKKVAFNDQPDIFIVNTCSVTENADKKCRKIVREAQAINPDGYVAIIGCYAQLKPKEISEIPGVDAVLGAAEKFRLIDLLDGFVKEPSSAKGKVFASPIEEAVEYHVAYSLNDRTRTFLKVQDGCDYPCAYCTIPLARGKSRSDTIENVLRSAREIAARGVKEIVLTGVNIGDFGLQNGQRAETFLELVKALDEVEGIERFRISSIEPNLLTDEIIAFVTHSKRFVPHFHIPLQSGSNKVLGLMRRRYRRELYVDRVNKIKALMPDCCIGVDVIVGHPGETNEEFLETYHFLNELPVSYLHVFTYSERPNTLALEIKPVVPLSQRAERSKMLHILSDKKRRAFYESQLGKEQTVLFEDEAVNGLMQGFTENYVRVSVQYDPLWINEVKKLRLTAINPEGVAEAEEVESISLFVHG
- a CDS encoding CoA-binding protein — protein: MKKTLILGASTNSDRYSFMAANRLIRHGHPIVLLGQKEGQVGGIQILTGKPEVTGIDTVTLYIGARHQPEWYDYILALHPKRVIFNPGTENPQFEQLLEQNGIPAEEACTLVLLSIGRY
- a CDS encoding HNH endonuclease, whose product is MSDKKVLNYWNEKWVPIEFEGIENPPRYDVSNYGRLRSFQNEEKKAVIIKGSVIQGYRSLNIRIAGGKTINKYVHKLVAELFLKRESDLHKYVIHLDFDKQNNRADNLKWATKVEMVDHNRENPAVINRKLPTRTSNYKLTEIKVRMIKKMLKSDKSRLKMIAKQFGITHTQLNRIRSGENWKHVKVDED
- the moaA gene encoding GTP 3',8-cyclase MoaA, whose product is MNQVIDNHGRPISYLRLAVTDRCNLRCFYCMPEEGIKYVPKPHLLTWEEMERIIRLLVSMGVDKVRLTGGEPFVRRGIMEFLEELNTIEGLRQINITTNGVLTAPLIPEFQRLGIKSVNLSLDTLDRQRFFDITRRDEFQKVWQTFEALQEHNIPTKLNTVVMSGKNTDDIIPMADLTRTHNVSVRFIEEMPFNGDGAHEYQEFWNYRKILEELKKTYPGIYKLPDPPASTSYNYQIPGHKGTVGIIAAFSRTFCGTCNRLRITPQGQFKTCLYDEGVFNIKDLLRQGLNDDTVKQRIFEVLQHRAKDGFEAEARRTVGEVSESMSTIGG
- a CDS encoding cold-shock protein yields the protein MNKGTVKFFNETKGFGFIVDNTTGEEIFVHISGLVDNIREGDTVSFDTAQGKKGLNATNVKRA
- a CDS encoding transposase codes for the protein MFRTILQNKDKNASKSRASDFILERGHRYLHPLQLRLDALIDTRLVSTFYDLFMAILVFRHNRMGLLLSELGGYICGLSHAPAGTKRISNLLRCKKWSSTLIDDFFFERSRERIKSLQSNGQRPLLLWDESKIEKSESWFLEGLCSVESSKGKRLTKIRKGFYKPPTQRICVPGFHWTATLLSALGQTPSVCQMSWWTSRGKYQEVGTNIIFRMLKKLHKTIGSSVLHVLDRGYANAWTIEWMNEFKQDFLVRWKKTHLLCHSEKGTKQTHLLARSFKAVGRKMLRDNQRKISKYVTIAYTQVTHADFKDKSLWLIIVRDKKSLQPPMYLLTSIAITNTRLAWEMCHSYMHRWNIEQTFRCSKAELGMESPRLWFWENRLKLLAIVALVYDFLLMLLRNWSHWIPLFLRHWCHRTGNRYRNASIPIYRLRLAISHVLYTACCACQTSG